The region ATTTTAGAATATTTAAAACAATTTGGAACTGCCACGGTTCCAGGCTTTGGCGTGTTTTCCCTGAAAAATTCCAAGGCAATTATCAATTCTGAAAACGGGAGCATCCTGCCTCCGGCAAGCCAGATTGAATTTGCTATTGATTATGAAGTGCAGGCTGAAGAACTTACCGCTTATATTGCGGAACAGAAACAAATGTCTATAGATGCTTCAAGAAGTGATCTGAAGATTCAGACCGATTTCTGGAAGAAAAAACTGCAGGCAGAGCAGGTTCTCGAAATTCAGAACCTGGGAACGGTTTTTATTGAAGAAGGCGATACCCATTTTAAGGGAAAAAGAGTGGAAGCCGGCCGCCCGGACTTTTACGGGTTGGAAGAAATCCGGTTCTCAGATATCAACAACGGGGAAAAAGTAACTACCACAGAAAACCGTGAAAAGGATTATAAATTCGGGAAGACGATTCTCTGGATATTCCTGATCATGATTCCGGTACTGGGAATTGTATACCTTGCCTTCACTCAGGAGGAACTTCTCTTCGGAAAGAAATCTTTCACGAATGTTTCTGTAAAGACGTCTACACACAGGATCGTAAAAGATACCGCTAAAATAATGAAGCAGAAACCGAAAGTACCTGCCTCAGATTCCTTACAAAAAGACTCACTGGTAAAACCTGTCGGAAAAGGAACAAAGCCTGTTCCGGCTGCTCCAATCAACACTAAGACTAAATGGCAAAAGTAAAAACGGCGTCAGAATCCCTGACCATTATGACCAATATCGTTCTTCCGAACGAGACCAATTCTCTAAGAAACCTTTTTGGTGGTGAACTTTTAGCAAAAATGGACCGATGTGCGTCTATCTCTGCAGCAAGACACTGCGAAAGAAGGGTAGTAACAGCTTCCGTAAACCATGTTTCCTTCAATCATCCGATTCCGGAAGGAGGAGTAGTAGTGCTGGAGTCTAAAGTTTCCAGAGCATTCTCTACTTCTATGGAAGTGTATGTGGATGTGTGGTCTGATGACCCGATCAATCAGAAAAAAATTCATACCAATTCCGGGATCTATACTTTCGTTGCGGTAGATGAGTTCAACCGTCCGATCCCGATTCCTGATATGATTCCCGAAACTGAAGAGGAAAAAGAAAGATATGCAGCCGCATTCCGCAGAAAGGAACTTTCACTGATCCTTTCCGGAAGAATGAAGCCTCTGGAATCTGTAGAACTGAAGAAGCTTTTCCAGGAACCACAGGAGCCGCAAACTTCAAAAAAAGATAAGAAATAAAACCTGAAATGCTTTTAATGCCGGAACATCCAAATTAAAAGCATTTTATTTTTTTATATCCATTTAAAGCACTTTCATGTGAAAATAATGACCGTGCTATTTGTGAAACAATTAGTGTCATTTGTGTTTAAATAAAAATGAAAATACTTCTTTTAGATAAAAACCATCCTCTCATTACCGAACAGCTTTTAGCAAAGAATTTTATTTTAGAAGAGGATTTTACTTCTTCTTATGATGAGGTTGTGCATGAGATTCAAAACTATGACGGAATTATCATCAGAAGCCGTATTCCTTTAGATAAAAACTTTCTTGAAAAAGCACGGAATCTGAAGTTTATTGCAAGAGTAGGTGCAGGAATGGAGAATATTGATATTCCTGTTGCAGAAAAACTGGGGATTCAGCTGATCAATTCTCCGGAAGGAAACAGGGATTCTGTAGCAGAACATGTGGTAGGAATGCTGCTTGTCATCATGAACAGGCTTTTCATCGCTTCCCGGGAAGTGGAAAACGGGATCTGGAAACGTGAAGAAAACAGGGGAGATGAATTGTTGGGCAAAACAGTTGGCCTGATAGGATATGGAAACATGGGAAAAGCTACAGCAAAGAGACTTTCCGGATTCGGGTGCAAAGTGATCTTCCATGATATTCTTCCCGGCCTTTCTGATGAATTTGCAACACAGGTTACCCTAGACGAATTAAAAGAGTCTGCTGAGGTTGTAAGCCTGCATATTCCTCTGACTTCAGAAACTCATTATCTTATTGATGAAAGTTTTATTTCTGAAATGAAAAATGACTTCTATTTTGTGAATACGGCGAGAGGTAAAAACGTAGAAACTAAAAGTTTAGTAGAAGCAATGAAATCCGGAAAGGTAAAAGGTGTCTGCCTGGATGTTCTTGAATATGAAAAATCTTCTTTTGAAAATATAGAATCTGAAAATGAAGATCTGAAATATCTTTTAGAATCTGAAAAAGCTATTGTTACACCTCATATTGCCGGCTGGACCCATCAGAGCAAGGAAAAACTGGCGCAGTTTATTGTGGATAAGATTGTAGCATCGTATTGTTAGAAAAACAAGCCAAAAAAATACCTGAAACCTGAAAAATTATGTGTGAAGCTCTTAATTTTTCAGGTTTTTATTTTAACCGGTCTCTTTTTATGATTTCATCTTTCCTTCCATTTATGTTAAATAATTCATAATGTCACCATCATATCTATCATTTACTTTCGAGTTTTATTAAATTGCCGCTCATTTTTGAATCTCATGAAGATGCGTAATTTCGTACTTATTTTAACTGTCTTTTTATCTGTCTTTTCCTGCAAAAAAAAATCTGAAGCCCAAAAAGTTTCGGAAGAAAACACCACTAATCTTCCCAATTACGGGAATGTGGATCTGGAAAATGTTTTCACTAAGGCTGACGGCCAGCTTTTAGACAAATACTCCACTGCAAATTACATCAACCAGTATTACAAAAAGATCTGGGAAGGAGGAGACCTTAGCGGTGGAATTCTTGTTGCTAAAGGTGATGAAATTCTCTATGAAAATTACCGAGGTTTCGGAAGAGAAGGCAATCAGATGCCGATCGATAAAAACACCCCACTGCACGTTGCATCGGTTTCAAAAACACTTACGGCCATGACCATGATGAAATTAGTGGAAGCCGGAAAAATAAAACTTACGGATCATCTTACCCAGTTTTTTCCGGGGTTTCCTTATCCTGATGTTACGGTTCAGACTTTGCTGGATCAGAGAAGCGGGCTTCCGAAATATGAATATTTTATTACTAAGATACAACCTGCTCCTGCAGAGCTTTCAAAGCCGTTCATTACCAATCAGGATGTGCTGAATATGATCATCAAATACAAACCTGATCTGGCAAGAGATACGGATACCGGGTTCATGTATTGCAATACGAACTTTGCTTTACTGGCGTTGCTGATTGAAAAGGTGACCAATACTCCTTTTCCGCAGGCAATGAAAGAAATGGTCTTCACACCGTTAAAAATGAACAATTCCTATATCTTTCAGGAAAAAGATATTCCTACCGCTTCACAGTCTTTCTACTATGGTGGAAACAAATTGTATCCGCTGGACAGGCTTGATCTGATCTACGGAGATAAAAATGTATATACAACACCAAGGGATCTGTATAATTTTTCAAAAGCAATGTTTTCCAAGGATTTCCTTAAGCCGGAACTGATGCAGATGGTATTTGCGCCTTACAGCAACGAAAAGGCGGGAATGAATAACTACGGATTAGGATTCCGAATGAAAATATTTGACAATGGTGAAAAGCTGACGTATCACAACGGCTGGTGGCATGGAACCAACTCCGTATTTGCCCATCTTCTGAAGTCGAAAGTGACCATTGTGGCCATCGGGAATAAATATTCAAACAAAGTATATACAGCATTGGCATTGTCCGGATTATTTGAAGATTTCCCTTTACAGAAAGATAAGCTTCATACGGTGATGAATGACAATAAAGATACTTTGAATTCCGGACAGGAAGTTTTTGGAGAATAATGTTTACTTTTGCTTAAACATTTTCATGAAAAGGTTTCTTTTATTATTCGTTATCTGTTTTCTTGTACATTCCTGTGCAAGAGTAGGTTCGCCTGTAGGTGGGCCAAAAGATACATTGGCGCCAAGATTTTTAAGTTCCAATATTGATACCACCAGGATCAATGTCAAAAGAGATATTCACGAGCTCCGTCTGGATTTTGATGAATATATTACATTGAAGGATATCAGTAAAAACCTGATTATCTCGCCTCCCATTAAAGATATCAAGCGGATTCTTCCGTCTAATATTGCCAATAAATTTGTACTGATCCAATGGGCGGATACGCTCCAGGCCAATACCACCTATAATTTCAATTTCGGGAATTCTATTGTGGATAATAATGAAGCTAATGTACTGAGGTATTTTAATTTTGCTTTTTCTACAGGAGATAAACTGGATGATCTGTACGTTAGCGGGGAAATAAAGGATGCCGCACAGATTAAAAAGAAAGAGGGAAGTAATGAAAACAAACTGGTGGTAGGATTGTACCAGCTTAAAGATACGATCAATTATAAACAAAAGCCGTATTATATTACTAAAGTAGATGATGACGGATATTATGAGCTGAACTATCTTTCTCCCGGAAAATATAAGATTATCGCCTTCGATGATGAGAATGGAAACTCTATCTACGATCCGGGAAAGGAGAAAATAGGATTCCAAAAAGAGACTGTTGATATTGAAAAATCAATATCCGGGCTTAATTTAAAAGTTTACCCTTCCAAAAAAGCACTTAAGTACTCTGAAATG is a window of Chryseobacterium arthrosphaerae DNA encoding:
- a CDS encoding 2-hydroxyacid dehydrogenase, with product MKILLLDKNHPLITEQLLAKNFILEEDFTSSYDEVVHEIQNYDGIIIRSRIPLDKNFLEKARNLKFIARVGAGMENIDIPVAEKLGIQLINSPEGNRDSVAEHVVGMLLVIMNRLFIASREVENGIWKREENRGDELLGKTVGLIGYGNMGKATAKRLSGFGCKVIFHDILPGLSDEFATQVTLDELKESAEVVSLHIPLTSETHYLIDESFISEMKNDFYFVNTARGKNVETKSLVEAMKSGKVKGVCLDVLEYEKSSFENIESENEDLKYLLESEKAIVTPHIAGWTHQSKEKLAQFIVDKIVASYC
- a CDS encoding serine hydrolase domain-containing protein produces the protein MKMRNFVLILTVFLSVFSCKKKSEAQKVSEENTTNLPNYGNVDLENVFTKADGQLLDKYSTANYINQYYKKIWEGGDLSGGILVAKGDEILYENYRGFGREGNQMPIDKNTPLHVASVSKTLTAMTMMKLVEAGKIKLTDHLTQFFPGFPYPDVTVQTLLDQRSGLPKYEYFITKIQPAPAELSKPFITNQDVLNMIIKYKPDLARDTDTGFMYCNTNFALLALLIEKVTNTPFPQAMKEMVFTPLKMNNSYIFQEKDIPTASQSFYYGGNKLYPLDRLDLIYGDKNVYTTPRDLYNFSKAMFSKDFLKPELMQMVFAPYSNEKAGMNNYGLGFRMKIFDNGEKLTYHNGWWHGTNSVFAHLLKSKVTIVAIGNKYSNKVYTALALSGLFEDFPLQKDKLHTVMNDNKDTLNSGQEVFGE
- a CDS encoding acyl-CoA thioesterase; amino-acid sequence: MAKVKTASESLTIMTNIVLPNETNSLRNLFGGELLAKMDRCASISAARHCERRVVTASVNHVSFNHPIPEGGVVVLESKVSRAFSTSMEVYVDVWSDDPINQKKIHTNSGIYTFVAVDEFNRPIPIPDMIPETEEEKERYAAAFRRKELSLILSGRMKPLESVELKKLFQEPQEPQTSKKDKK